A section of the Triticum dicoccoides isolate Atlit2015 ecotype Zavitan chromosome 7A, WEW_v2.0, whole genome shotgun sequence genome encodes:
- the LOC119327997 gene encoding 110 kDa U5 small nuclear ribonucleoprotein component CLO-like — MDDSLYDEFGNYIGPELADSDADDSDAAASPSPSQSRSPSPARSPSGSPNSRRPAALMDVDDDDYADAAQNAVVLAEDKKYYPTAEEVYGPGVEALVMDEDEQALEKPIVAPPRVVKFEVGTRAGATSTYASTDFILGLASNPLLVRNVALVGHLQHGKTVFMDMLVEQTHEVDTFDSEGERHIRFTDTRVDEQERRVSIKAVPMSLVLESGNGKSYLCNIMDTPGHVNFSDEMTAALRLADGAVLVVDAAEGVMVNTERAIRHAIQERLPIVVVINKVDRLITELKLPPNDAYFKLRHTLDTINDLISSCSTTVGGTQLVDPAAGNVCFASGSAGWSFTLQSFAHLYLKIHGIQFDHEKFASRLWGDLYYDHNSRTFKKKPPAAGANRSFIEFILEPLYKIYSQVVGEQQRILEVTLADLGVTLSNAAYKLNVRPLLRLACRSMFGTATGFTDMLVKNIPSVKDGAARKIEHIYTGQQDSSIVDAMKKCDSHGPLMVNVTKLYPKPDCSVFDAFGRVYSGTIQTGQTVRVLGEGYSPDDEEDMTVKEVTKLWVYQARYRVPISKAPAGSWVLIEGVDASIMKTATICPMNMDEDVYIFRPLRFNTLPVVKIAAEPLNPSELPKMVEGLRKISKSYPLAITKVEESGEHTILGTGELYLDSIMKDLRELYSEVEVKVADPVVTFCETVVDTSSMKCFAETPNKRNKITMLAEPLEKGLAEDIENGLVSLDSRQKEVTDFFRQRYQWDVLAARSIWAFGPDKQGPNILLDDSLSVEVDKNLLNAVKDSIVQGFQWGAREGPLCDEPIRNVKFKILNANIAPEPLHRGGGQIIPTARRVVYSAFLMANPRLMEPVYYIEIQTPIDCVSAIYTVLSRRRGHVTADVPKPGTPVYVVKAFLPVIESFGFETDLRYHTQGQAFCVSVFDHWAIVPGDPLDKGIVLRPLEPAPIQHLAREFMVKTRRRKGMSEDVSINKFFDEAMMNELAQQTADIHLMM; from the exons ATGGACGACAGCCTCTACGACGAGTTCGGCAACTACATCGGCCCGGAGCTCGCCGACTCCGACGCCGATGACTCGGACGCCGCCGCCTCCCCGTCCCCCTCGCAGTCCCGCTCCCCCTCCCCGGCGCGCTCCCCGTCCGGCTCCCCCAactcccgccgccccgccgccctcatgGACGTCGACGACGACGACTACGCCGACGCCGCCCAGAACGCCGTCGTCCTCGCCGAGGACAAGAAGTACTACCCCACGGCCGAGGAGGTCTACGGCCCGGGCGTCGAGGCGCTCGTCATGGACGAGGACGAGCAGGCGCTCGAGAAGCCCATCGTCGCGCCGCCCCGCGTCGTCAAGTTCGAGGTCGGCACCCGCGCCGGTGCGACCTCCACCTACGCCTCCACCGATTTCATCCTCGGCCTCGCCTCCAACCCGCTGCTGGTCCGCAATGTGGCGCTCGTGGGCCACCTGCAGCACGGGAAGACGGTGTTCATGGACATGCTCGTGGAGCAGACCCACGAGGTGGACACGTTCGACTCCGAGGGCGAGCGCCACATCCGGTTCACAGACACCCGGGTGGACGAGCAGGAGCGCAGGGTCTCCATCAAGGCTGTGCCGATGTCGCTCGTGCTAGAGTCAGGGAATGGCAAGTCCTATCTCTGCAACATCATGGATACGCCTGGCCATGTCAATTTTTCCGACGAGATGACTGCTGCGCTCAGGCTAGCGGATGGGGCTGTGCTTGTTGTCGATGCTGCTGAGGGCGTCATG GTAAACACTGAGAGGGCGATTCGTCATGCGATCCAAGAAAGACTTCCCATCGTTGTTGTGATTAACAAG GTTGACAGACTGATAACAGAGCTAAAGCTGCCCCCAAATGATGCGTATTTTAAGCTACGACATACACTGGACACAATCAATGATCTAATCTCATCTTGTTCTACCACAGTAGGTGGCACTCAACTGGTAGACCCAGCTGCTGGAAATGTTTGCTTTGCGAGTGGTTCTGCTGGCTGGTCTTTTACCTTGCAATCTTTTGCACATCTTTATTTGAAGATTCATGGGATTCAGTTTGACCATGAGAAATTTGCATCTCGTCTATGGGGAGATTTGTATTATGACCATAACTCTAGAACCTTCAAAAAGAAGCCGCCGGCAGCAGGAGCTAATAGGTCATTCATTGAGTTCATCCTTGAGCCTCTGTATAAAATCTATAGTCAGGTTGTTGGAGAGCAACAGAGAATTCTTGAAGTAACTCTCGCTGACTTGGGTGTGACACTGAGCAATGCAGCTTATAAGCTTAATGTTAGGCCTTTGCTGAGACTTGCTTGCCGCTCAATGTTTGGCACTGCTACTGGTTTTACCGACATGTTAGTGAAAAACATCCCCAGTGTGAAGGATGGCGCTGCAAGGAAAATAGAACACATATACACTGGTCAACAAGACTCCtccattgtggatgcaatgaaGAAATGTGATTCCCATGGTCCTCTTATGGTCAATGTTACAAAACTGTATCCTAAGCCTGACTGTAGTGTCTTTGATGCCTTTGGACGAGTTTATAGTGGCACAATACAGACTGGTCAGACAGTTCGGGTGCTTGGAGAAGGCTATTCCCCTGATGATGAAGAGGATATGACTGTCAAAGAGGTCACCAAGTTGTGGGTCTATCAGGCACGGTACCGTGTTCCAATAAGTAAGGCACCTGCTGGTTCTTGGGTTCTTATTGAAGGCGTGGATGCATCAATCATGAAAACTGCAACCATATGTCCTATGAACATGGATGAAGATGTGTACATATTTAGGCCTCTACGCTTCAATACCTTACCTGTTGTAAAGATAGCAGCCGAGCCTCTTAACCCGAGTGAGCTGCCTAAAATGGTGGAAGGTCTGCGTAAAATTAGCAAGAGCTACCCTCTTGCTATTACTAAGGTAGAAGAGTCAGGCGAACACACTATACTTGGGACTGGTGAGCTATATCTAGATTCTATAATGAAGGACCTCAGAGAGCTTTACTCTGAGGTAGAAGTGAAG GTTGCAGATCCAGTTGTGACATTTTGTGAAACAGTTGTTGATACTTCCTCTATGAAATGTTTTGCTGAAACACCCAACAAGAGGAACAAAATTACCATG TTAGCTGAACCACTAGAGAAGGGCttggcagaagatatagagaatGGCCTTGTCAGCCTTGACTCAAGGCAGAAAGAAGTCACCGACTTCTTTCGCCAACGCTACCAGTGGGATGTGCTTGCAGCAAGGTCAATATGGGCTTTTGGACCTGACAAGCAG GGTCCTAACATTCTACTAGATGACTCTCTTTCGGTTGAGGTGGATaagaacttgctgaatgcagtcaaAGATTCAATTGTTCAAGG GTTTCAGTGGGGTGCTAGAGAAGGCCCCTTGTGTGATGAACCAATTAGGAATGTGAAGTTCAAGATCCTAAATGCAAATATCGCACCAGAACCATTGCACCGTGGTGGCGGCCAAATAATCCCCACAGCTCGCCGGGTTGTCTACTCAGCATTTCTGATGGCTAATCCTCGACTTATGGAGCCTGTTTATTACATTGAG ATCCAAACTCCAATTGACTGTGTATCTGCTATATATACGGTCCTGTCGCGGCGACGTGGCCATGTGACAGCCGATGTACCCAAGCCAGGCACTCCAGTATATGTTGTCAAG GCATTTTTACCTGTCATAGAGTCTTTTGGGTTTGAGACAGATCTCAGATACCATACACAGGGACAAGCATTTTGTGTGTCAGTGTTTGACCACTGGGCTATTGTTCCTGGCGATCCTCTTGACAAGGGCATTGTTCTCCGGCCTTTGGAACCAGCACCTATCCAACACCTTGCCCGTGAGTTCATGGTAAAGACCAGGCGAAGGAAG GGCATGAGCGAGGATGTTAGCATCAACAAGTTCTTTGACGAGGCCATGATGAACGAGCTGGCGCAACAGACTGCAGATATCCACCTGATGATGTAG